The Christiangramia salexigens genome includes the window TGAAGTTCCAGTGTTGATGGTGGTTACCATTTCAAAATGTCGACCGTTGAAATCAATATTATCAGTACTTCCGGGATCAACATCTATATTTCCGAAATTAGTTTCTTCTCCTCTGTAATTTTCAAGATTTGGATGTGGTTCTATGAGGATGGTTCCGTCTTCGCTTAAAGTCCAAACCTGGGCTAAACTGAAGAGATTCGCATATCCTTGTGCCTGTTGAAATTCTGGTGCCACTTCATCTGGTATAATTCCGATTGCGGTGGTTCTACCCTGATCATCAACAGTAACGGCTGGAGATAAAAACCCGTTAACCACTTCCAAGTATTTCGGATCTTCAAAATCTGGAGTGAAAACTCCATTTTCAAATCTACCGGTCCAGTAGAATGTTATGGCAGGAGTAGCATCTGGAGTTTTTTGAACCAATAATATAAACCTACCATCCTCGAATTCGTGTAGTACAGGCATTTCCCAGAAATTTCCTTCTCCCTGATTCTGCTGGCCCTGGAAAAGGATTCCCTTGTAATCCCAATTTTCAAAGTCTGCACTGGTGTAATAAACCACATTACCTCCAATGGATGATATTCCACTACCTATGATCATATGGTATAAACCATCTTTGTAAATAACGTAAGGATCTCGGAAGTCAAGATCAACTTCCGGTGGCGCGGCAGGGATAACCGGGTTACCGTCAAATTTATCCAGTGTCTGATAATTATCATCTGAAAATGCGGTTCCAATACCTGCCTTAACTCCATCTACACCCGTGTAAACGACTGCAGGAGTTCCATCCTCAAGGATTATTGCATCACCAGACCAGATCCCAAAATTATCCCATCCTGTAGAAGGCCATAAAACTGCATCTTGCTCTTCCCAATTAACTAAATCTGGACTTGTAAAATGTCCCCAGTTCTGATTCGCTATACCAAGGAAAACTTCATTTTTCTGATAGAACATATGGTATGTCCCATCTAAACCAACCAAACCATAAGACTCATTTGCCCAACCAAAATCTGGAATAGGGTGATAGATTGGTCGGTTATGATCCTCTGAATAATCCAGGGCTAAATTGTAGTCTGGCTCAGCAGGTGAGCCATATTGGGCAGATATAAATTCTGATACTGCGGGAGTAGCAAAACCTGAATAAATTTGAATTTCATCTAGTGCACCAGAATAATAATCAATGTCAAAAATACCCATCATTTCTCCCATTGTATTTTTTCCAATACTAATAGGCGTGGAACCAGAAGGCCAGGAAATCGAACCGGCAGAAATATTACCTGTAGTCAATTGTTCCTGATTCATATAAATTGAAATGTTTTGCGATGAAGGGCTTATCCCAACCAGAATGTGATTCCATTGGTTTCTTGGGACAATTTGATTCGTCATTGTTTGAGAAAAGGAACCATCGATGAAATATTGTACAACGATTTGTCCAAATTTATTAAGGCCTACCATAATCCCAGTACTTGAGCCTTCAGAAGTCATTGCAAGCATTGCAGCTGTTCCAACAGGATAAGATCTTGGTGACGCCCAGAGCGAAATAGTCACTTCATCATCAGGAAGAAGATTGGTATCGATTTCCCCGCTGATTTCGTTGGTCAAGCCGTCAAAAAATATGGCATTTTCTGAAACTCCACTCATGCGGTTTACCGCTTTTCCTTCAATTTCAAAGGTATTGCCGGTTTCGGATTCAGTAGTAGTATTACCAGTGGACTCATCAAGTTTAAACTCAAGACGTTTATTTATTTGAAGATTGTCGGTCTCATTGACAAACACTACATCATCGTCATGGCAGGAAGTCATAAGACTTATTGCAACGAATAGTTTTAGTATTATCATTTTTTTCATCAGTCTGGTTTATTTATTAGTTGATGCTTTTAATTCCTGTTTATCCGTAAGGTTTAGGTAAACCTTTTTTGTCTGTATATCTTTTATTTCGGTTCCCTTTTCGGTGTCGATATTTAAAGTATTCCATAGGGATTCAGGATAGACAAGATTTGTCATCGTATAACTTCCATCGTTAAGAAAGATTTCAACTGAAGACTTATCTATGTATAGCTTAACCTTAAGGGTTTCGACCTTGCCTATCTTAACTTCCTGAGGTTCTGTATTTGTAAACTTCTCATTGAAATCAACTAATCCAGATTCCTTTCTATTGGTATAAAAGGTTCCCTCCTCATAACTCATTGTAAATTTATTTCCTGAATTATTACTAAGAGTTACCTTCAGTCCATCAGGGTTTTCTGCACTAAAACTTATAATACTATTCGAAAGTTCCTTGGAATTTATAGTGATACCGTTTCTTGATTTGCTCTGTTCCATTTCCAAGTCTTCAGAAACTGTACTTATTTCTTCAATTACCTTAGTCTTTAGGTTATATCCTTTTTGATCCTTAACTAAGCTTAATTCTCTAGGTAAAGTCATTGCACTACGCCATCCTTCAGTTGGAGTTGTAGTAGCATAATTCCAATTACTCATCCAACCTATTACTACTCTTCGGTCGTCGGGCATATTATTATAGGATACACCAGCATAATTATCCGTCCCATAATCAATCCATTTGCTTTGTTCCTGTTCAGTTGTGAATTTTTCACCATCATAATCTCCAATAAAATAGCGTGTTCCAGAACCACCATTTGGAGAACTTTCTCCCCCATGGCTTATTATAAGAACCCATTTTTTCTCATCTGTCCCTTCAACTTCAAGTTCAAAAAGATCTGGACATTCCCATACTCCCAATTCAGGATCATCCTGAAATTTGAAATCGCTTAGCTTCTCCCAGTTTTTTAAATCATTTGATTCGAAGAACTGGATATGATCTTTGGCAGCAAGTAACATTTGCCAGTTTTCTTTTTCTTCATTCCAGAAAACTTTCGGGTCTCTAAAATCTCTTATACCAGGATTTTCAATAACCGGATTTCCCTCATACTTCGTCCAAGTCTTTCCTTCATCTAAACTATATGCTATACCCTGGGTCTGAAATTTATCACTCCCATTCTTTTCACCCTTTGGATCATGATAGGTAAACATGGCTATCATTGCATCTTCACCAAAACCTGCAGTATTATTTTTATCCACAACGGCGCTACCTGAGAAAATATACCCAAGACTATCAGGGTATAAGGCAATAGGTTTTTCTTCCCAGGAAAGAAGGTCTTCACTAACCGCATGTCCCCAGTGCATTGGACCCCAAACGGTACTGTCTGGGTAATGCTGAAAAAACAAGTGATACTTTCCGTTTTTATACACCAACCCATTTGGATCATTCATCCATTTTTCTCTAGGGGTGAAATGATAATTTGGCCGAAAAGGATCATGGGCTATTGATTCCTTTTCTTTTGTGGAAGCCAAATCCTTATTATCTTCCTGGGAGTTTTTATTTCCACAGGATATTACAAAGGAAAATAATATCAGGCCGAAGGCCAGTTTTAAGGAGTTTTTGCTCATTTTGTATTGATTTCTAAAGTTCTTGATTCGTTCGAGTTATCTGGTAAATGAAGACCTATATCTTCTAAAGATTTCCCTTTGGTTTCAGGCATCATGAAAATGACGAACAACAATTGAAGAACCATCATGAATGCAAAGAAGGCGAATACATATCCGGGACCAATTGTTGTAAATAAAAGTGGAACCAAAGAAGGAATTATAGCCGCTAATACCCAGTGGGTAGAACTTCCAAAAGCTTGACCTGAGGCTCTTAGTTTATTAGGGAATATTTCTGAGATGAACACCCAAATTACGGCACCCTGACCAATTGCATGTGATGCGATAAAAATGAAAAGAAAAATAGGCACCCACATGCCTCCCCAGTTAAGAAAAAAGGCTGTCGCAACCAGGCTTAGGGATATTATATAGCCAATGGAACCAATAAGCATTAATTTTTTTCGTCCCATTCTATCAATAAGAAAAACACCAAACAATGTAAATAATAGATTGATGGCTCCAACGCCAATACTACTTAATAAGGCAGTACTTTCTCCAAGGCCAGCAGATTCAAAAATCCTAGGCGCATAATACAGAAATGCGTTTATACCTGATAACTGATTAAAAAAGGCAATTAAAAAAGCCAACATAAGAGGAAATCGATATTTCTTCATGAAAATATTTTCATTAACTTCCTCGACTTCTGCCTGAGCCCGTAATTCCCTTAGGGTCTTATCAAGGTCCGATGAATTTGGCTGAATTATTTGTAAAACCTTTTTTGCCTTCGCTTCCTTACCTTTTGAAAACAACCATCTAGGACTCTTTGGAATAAAGAATACTAATATTAGATATAAAACCGCAGGTACTGCTTCAGCTCCTATCATCCATCTCCAGGGCTGATTGCCAAAATCTCTTAATAGATAATTGGATAGAAAAGCAATTAATATCCCAAATACAATATTGAACTGGTAAAGCGAAACTAGTTTACCGCGGCTTTTGGAAGGAGCGATTTCTGAAACGTATGCTGGGGCTGCAATGGTAGAAGCTCCTACTCCTAGCCCCCCTAAAAACCTGAATATCGCAAACGTTAGAGGGTCTGTAGCTAATGAAGAACCTAAGGCAGATACTAAATATAGAACACCAATACCTATTAGGGTATTACGTCTTCCATATGAATTGGTAGGTATACCTCCCAAAATAGCACCAACTACGGTCCCCCATAATGCCATCGCCATTACAATGGAACCATGAAATGCATCGGAAGTATTCCATAATTCTTGCAATTGTTTATCCGCTCCAGATATCACCACTGTATCAAATCCGAATAAAAAACCGGCTAGTGCAGCTACTAAAGACCAAACCCAAATATTTCTCATTATCACAATTTTTATTGGACTTTACTAAACTATTCTAAATTTTAGAGGTTCATTTTTGATAATGTTGCAATAGGGTTCAGAATTGTTATAAAATTGCAAAAAATTACGTAACACCTACATTAACAGTCGATTGGAAGAAAATATAAAAACACACTAAAACGTTATAGTTTCAATATTGTAACAAGCGTTTTTAATTTTGTAACAGAAATGAAGGACTTTCTCGCCATTGCCTTATAAATGGAAAAACGAATATTAAGCCTTTGTTAATTTTAATTTGAGTTGTTATAGCTTTTTCGGTAAGAAGCCGGACTTGCACCATACTTATTTTTAAAGCTTGTAGAAAAATAATTAGGAGTGGAAAAACCGCATTTATATGCTATTTCACTAACAGAAAGGTCAGTTTCTTCTAAGTACATTTTAGCATTCTCCAATTTGTAATTATTGATATAATCACTGATATTCATTCCTAACAATGCTTTAACTTTTCTATATAGCTGTACCCTGGAAACATTCAGTTCCTCAGCTAGTTTCTCCACGGTGAAATCTGAATGATCCAGATGATCTTTGATTAGGTTATTTAAGCGTGAAATGAATTCCTGTTCACTGTTACTGAACTTATTCTCTTTCTCTAATTTAAACAGGTTATTGGTATAATAATACCGAAGCTTTTCTCTATTGTAAAGTAGAGATTTTAGCGATTGCAATAATATCGCAAAACTGAATGGTTTAGTTAAATATAGGTCCGCACCACTTTTCAGACCTTTTAAATAAGATTCTCTATCTCCCAGGGCTGTTAATATTATGGTTGGAATATGGGAAGTTCTTAAATCCTTCTTCAAAGTTTCACAAATTTCAAAACCATCTTTGCCTGGTAAGTTAATATCGCAAATTATGATATCAGGAATATGTTCAAAGGCCTTTTCCAGAGCATCAGACCCATCTGACAAATATGTCCTGTATTTTTTTCCAAGTTTATTATTTAAAAATCGAGATAGATCGTAATTATCCTCGATTATTAAAATTGAATACTGGTCCTGATCTCCCTCTCCTGATGCTGGAATTAAATCGTTATTTTCTTCTAGCTCAAAATCATCCTCAAAATAAATAGGTTGCTCATTATCCACAGTGGATATTATTTGATCCGAAGAAAACTGATCCTTAGTAGTAGGAAGGCTGATAACAAATTCGGTTCCCTGATGGGAATTTACTTCGATATTCCCTTTATGGAGTTCAACAAATTGCTTAGTGATATTAAGACCGATTCCAGAGCTTTTCTTATTGTTATTAGCTGCTTTAAAGAAAGGCTTGAAAAGTTGTCCTTTTTCATTTTCAGGTATACCAATCCCTGAATCTTTAAAATGGATATTTA containing:
- a CDS encoding GH32 C-terminal domain-containing protein → MKKMIILKLFVAISLMTSCHDDDVVFVNETDNLQINKRLEFKLDESTGNTTTESETGNTFEIEGKAVNRMSGVSENAIFFDGLTNEISGEIDTNLLPDDEVTISLWASPRSYPVGTAAMLAMTSEGSSTGIMVGLNKFGQIVVQYFIDGSFSQTMTNQIVPRNQWNHILVGISPSSQNISIYMNQEQLTTGNISAGSISWPSGSTPISIGKNTMGEMMGIFDIDYYSGALDEIQIYSGFATPAVSEFISAQYGSPAEPDYNLALDYSEDHNRPIYHPIPDFGWANESYGLVGLDGTYHMFYQKNEVFLGIANQNWGHFTSPDLVNWEEQDAVLWPSTGWDNFGIWSGDAIILEDGTPAVVYTGVDGVKAGIGTAFSDDNYQTLDKFDGNPVIPAAPPEVDLDFRDPYVIYKDGLYHMIIGSGISSIGGNVVYYTSADFENWDYKGILFQGQQNQGEGNFWEMPVLHEFEDGRFILLVQKTPDATPAITFYWTGRFENGVFTPDFEDPKYLEVVNGFLSPAVTVDDQGRTTAIGIIPDEVAPEFQQAQGYANLFSLAQVWTLSEDGTILIEPHPNLENYRGEETNFGNIDVDPGSTDNIDFNGRHFEMVTTINTGTSERFGFILGQSETSGEEYRVYYDFGTQEWVVDASDSSTSDLVRRDVRRGDFNINQGDSIDLRVFVDGSVLEVFINGESHFTGRFFPESDDANGVDLFTEGGSASADVTIYEIQNN
- a CDS encoding glycoside hydrolase family 32 protein, with translation MSKNSLKLAFGLILFSFVISCGNKNSQEDNKDLASTKEKESIAHDPFRPNYHFTPREKWMNDPNGLVYKNGKYHLFFQHYPDSTVWGPMHWGHAVSEDLLSWEEKPIALYPDSLGYIFSGSAVVDKNNTAGFGEDAMIAMFTYHDPKGEKNGSDKFQTQGIAYSLDEGKTWTKYEGNPVIENPGIRDFRDPKVFWNEEKENWQMLLAAKDHIQFFESNDLKNWEKLSDFKFQDDPELGVWECPDLFELEVEGTDEKKWVLIISHGGESSPNGGSGTRYFIGDYDGEKFTTEQEQSKWIDYGTDNYAGVSYNNMPDDRRVVIGWMSNWNYATTTPTEGWRSAMTLPRELSLVKDQKGYNLKTKVIEEISTVSEDLEMEQSKSRNGITINSKELSNSIISFSAENPDGLKVTLSNNSGNKFTMSYEEGTFYTNRKESGLVDFNEKFTNTEPQEVKIGKVETLKVKLYIDKSSVEIFLNDGSYTMTNLVYPESLWNTLNIDTEKGTEIKDIQTKKVYLNLTDKQELKASTNK
- a CDS encoding sugar porter family MFS transporter, which codes for MRNIWVWSLVAALAGFLFGFDTVVISGADKQLQELWNTSDAFHGSIVMAMALWGTVVGAILGGIPTNSYGRRNTLIGIGVLYLVSALGSSLATDPLTFAIFRFLGGLGVGASTIAAPAYVSEIAPSKSRGKLVSLYQFNIVFGILIAFLSNYLLRDFGNQPWRWMIGAEAVPAVLYLILVFFIPKSPRWLFSKGKEAKAKKVLQIIQPNSSDLDKTLRELRAQAEVEEVNENIFMKKYRFPLMLAFLIAFFNQLSGINAFLYYAPRIFESAGLGESTALLSSIGVGAINLLFTLFGVFLIDRMGRKKLMLIGSIGYIISLSLVATAFFLNWGGMWVPIFLFIFIASHAIGQGAVIWVFISEIFPNKLRASGQAFGSSTHWVLAAIIPSLVPLLFTTIGPGYVFAFFAFMMVLQLLFVIFMMPETKGKSLEDIGLHLPDNSNESRTLEINTK